The genomic stretch CGCGGGCGATCGCGCCCGACTCGGAGCTGTGGGAGACGCTGCGCGCCGCCTACCGCGGCGGGTTCCACACCGGCCTGATCCCCGCCGAGCACGGGGGGATGGGGCTCAGCGGCCTGCGCCTGCACATCGCGCTGGAGGAGCTGGGCTGGGGGAGCGCCGACTTCGCGGCCAGCCTGGCGTGCACCTGCTTCCCCTTCTCCTCCGCCGCGGCCACCGGCGACCGCGCGCTGATCGACGAGCTGGTGGCGCCGTTCGTGGCCGACACCTCGGCCTCCATGGTCGGCTGCTGGGCGATCACCGAGCCCGACCACGGCTCCGACCACTTCCTGGCCAGCACCCCGCAGTTCCACGACGCCCGCATCTCCGGCAGCGTGGTCGCCCGGGCGTCGGGCGACGAGTACGTGGTGAGCGGGCGGAAGTCGCGGTGGGTGTCCAACGGCACCATCGCCACCCACGCGGTCGTCTACCTGGCGCTGGAGCCCGAGCGGGGGCTGGCCGGCGGCGGCGTGGCCATCGTCCCGCTGGACGCACCCGGCGTGTCGAAGGAGCCCCCGCTGGACAAGCTCGGCCAGCGCGCGCTGAACCAGGGGGCGATCCGCTTCGACGGCGTGCGCATCCCAAAGCGCTACGTGCTGGTGGCCGCCGACGGCTACGAGGCGGTGCTCCGGCAGACGCTGGCGCTCACCAACGCGGCCATGGGCGCCATCTTCACCGGCGTGGCGCGCGCGGCGTACGAGGAGGCGCTGCGCTGGACCCGGGTGCGGGTACAGGGCGGCAGGCCCCTCTGCGAGCACCAGCTGGTGCAGAAGCACCTCTTCGACATGTTCGTGAAGGTGGAGAACTGCCGCCTGCTGTCGCGCGCGGCGTGCGTGTACAACGACGGCTCGCGGCCGCAGGCGCTGGAGTACTCCGTCGCCTCCAAGGTCTACTGCACCCAGGCCGCCTACGAGGTGGCCGACACCGCCGTGCAGCTCTTCGGCGGACGCGGCCTCAGCAAGGACTTCCTGGTGGAGAAGCTCTACCGCGACGCGCGCGCCTCGCTCGTCGAAGACGGCTCCAACGACGTGCTGACGCTCCTCGGCGCGCAGGAGGTGCTCAGGTCGGCCGCCCCGGTGCAGGAGTCGCTGCGGATCGAGTGGCTGGAGACGGAGCTGGTGGCCTGACCACAGTGCCCAGTGCCCAGTGCCCAGTGGATGGACGAAGCCCCGGCTCCGCGCGAGGAGCCGGGGCTTCGTTCGTCTTCCCCGGTGGCGGGAAGGCGCGGCGGGGTGCATGATGATGCTCTCCCGCGACCCGCGATTCCGAAGGAGGGTGATCCCGATGCGGCTCCTGGCTCCGTCCCTCGTGCTGCCCCTGCTCTTCTGCGCCGCGTGCCAGCGGCCGCAGCCCGCCTCGCGGCTGGAGACCACGCCGCGGCACGACGAGTGGGTCGAGGTGCGGAGCGGCGACCGGGTGGTGCACACCTACGTCGTCTACCCCGAGGTCAGCCGGCGGGCGATGGCGGTGGTGCTGATCCACGAGAACCGCGGGCTGACCGACTGGGTGCGCACGGTCGCCGACCGCCTGGCGGAGGAGGGGTACATCGCCGTCGCGCCCGACCTGCTCTCGGGGATGGCGCCCGGCGGCGGGCGCACCTCCGGCTTCCCCACGCAGGACGCGGCGCGCGAGGCCATCGGCCGCCTCCCGCGCGAGCAGGTGAGCGGCGACCTGCGCGCGGTGGTCGAGTACGCGCGCTCCATCCCCGCGGCCACCGGGCAGGTGGCGGTCGCCGGCTTCTGCTGGGGCGGCGCGCGGACGTGGGAGATCGCCAACGAGGCGAACCTCGCGGCGGCCTACGTCTTCTACGGCACCGGGCCGCGCGACGCGGCGGGCGTGGCGGGGATCTCGGAGCCGGTCTACGGCTTCTACGGCGGCAACGACGCCCGCGTGAACGCCACCATCCCGGCCTCCGCCGAGCTGATGCGCGCCGCCGGGAAGCGCTTCGAGCCGGTGACGTACGACAGCGCCGGCCACGCCTTCATGCGCAGCGGCGAGACCCCCGAGGGCAGCGCCGCCGACCGCAAGGCACGCGACGAAGCCTGGGCCCGCTGGCTGCGCCTCCTGCGCGAGGCCGCGTCCGCGCGGACCTGAGGAGGACGCCGGCACCCCCTAAAGGTTGTCATCCTGAAGGAGCCGCCGCGCAGAACCTGTCGAATGCACGAATGCCGGGCGGCGACTGAAGGATCTGCGGGTGGGGATCGCACGTCGGACAGCCCGACGCGCGATCCTCATCGCGTTTTCCAGACCCACTCTGAGCCCACACCAGATTCTGCGATCGATCGTGCAAAGGAGATGTCATCCTGAGGGAGCCGCTGCGCCGAACCTGCCTCGGCAACGATGCTTGGCGGCGACCGAAGGA from Longimicrobium sp. encodes the following:
- a CDS encoding acyl-CoA dehydrogenase family protein, which codes for MSIYREVDLTLTAEHQQLKEAVHGFAKEVLRPAAVRLDRVCDPARAIAPDSELWETLRAAYRGGFHTGLIPAEHGGMGLSGLRLHIALEELGWGSADFAASLACTCFPFSSAAATGDRALIDELVAPFVADTSASMVGCWAITEPDHGSDHFLASTPQFHDARISGSVVARASGDEYVVSGRKSRWVSNGTIATHAVVYLALEPERGLAGGGVAIVPLDAPGVSKEPPLDKLGQRALNQGAIRFDGVRIPKRYVLVAADGYEAVLRQTLALTNAAMGAIFTGVARAAYEEALRWTRVRVQGGRPLCEHQLVQKHLFDMFVKVENCRLLSRAACVYNDGSRPQALEYSVASKVYCTQAAYEVADTAVQLFGGRGLSKDFLVEKLYRDARASLVEDGSNDVLTLLGAQEVLRSAAPVQESLRIEWLETELVA
- a CDS encoding dienelactone hydrolase family protein, with amino-acid sequence MRLLAPSLVLPLLFCAACQRPQPASRLETTPRHDEWVEVRSGDRVVHTYVVYPEVSRRAMAVVLIHENRGLTDWVRTVADRLAEEGYIAVAPDLLSGMAPGGGRTSGFPTQDAAREAIGRLPREQVSGDLRAVVEYARSIPAATGQVAVAGFCWGGARTWEIANEANLAAAYVFYGTGPRDAAGVAGISEPVYGFYGGNDARVNATIPASAELMRAAGKRFEPVTYDSAGHAFMRSGETPEGSAADRKARDEAWARWLRLLREAASART